Proteins encoded together in one Nostoc sp. PCC 7524 window:
- a CDS encoding ATP-binding cassette domain-containing protein translates to MSTRKLLLRFAKPYPGWILLTILLGFSGALFNGISTTLIVPIVLRIVGQEIDLTNAPPILKSIMSPFDHIQDNYRILVMSGAIILMIFFKNLAAYASSLTSSSFSRKLTSDIREDGLKLLLEVDLDYYAKMRVGDLFNSLGGEIGRAASAISNVIQLIITVITIFVFVGLLISISWQLTIASTVLLSFVTLINQYAISRSKVFGQQLSDMSRVYSIAVLEILNGMRLVKATGNEDQEYHKIRKLIRDREKADFKSQANSQLIAPLSEIMGIISLLLIVLLSRILFAEQVSALSAVLLTYLLVLLRLLPLVSQLNGIRNNFANIAPSVDIVTEFLRRDNKPFMGNGGVIYSKLEKGINFNSLSFQYPGHEKLVLKDVNLFLPRGTTLALVGGSGAGKSTLADLLPRFYDPTSGSITIDGRDLRDFDVISLRKRMGIVSQDTFLFNESVRDNIAYGQPEATDNEIITAAKRANAYEFISKLPQEFNTLIGDRGVMLSGGQRQRLAIARALLQNPEILILDEATSALDTVSERLVQTALDELSRDRTTLVIAHRLSTVQKAHQIAVLEQGQVVEVGTHEQLLQKGGYYARLYSMQFSDRPESSTKRHQSLIRISHEIRTRLNSMLGLLRLLIDDMADNSHERQKLIEEAYISAYRIFNTMDILEDAINLQTSGNLLSVADTNNTISNQLNEMQYISEEFCQSLNPILGSLRSLVDNLIDDPQEEINIIAASYQSTTHLINKLEKLEDMIKV, encoded by the coding sequence ATGTCTACCAGAAAACTACTACTAAGATTTGCCAAACCTTATCCCGGTTGGATTTTACTGACAATATTATTGGGATTTTCTGGAGCCTTATTTAATGGGATCAGCACAACTTTGATTGTGCCGATAGTTTTAAGGATAGTAGGTCAAGAAATTGATCTAACTAATGCCCCTCCTATCCTCAAATCGATTATGTCTCCTTTTGATCATATCCAGGATAACTATCGGATCTTGGTGATGTCAGGGGCAATTATATTGATGATTTTTTTTAAAAATTTAGCCGCCTATGCTAGTTCTTTAACATCAAGCTCTTTTTCAAGAAAGTTAACTTCAGATATTCGAGAAGATGGATTAAAATTATTGCTGGAAGTTGATCTAGACTACTATGCAAAAATGAGAGTTGGTGATTTATTCAATAGTCTGGGAGGAGAAATTGGACGGGCAGCAAGTGCTATTAGTAATGTCATTCAATTAATTATTACTGTTATTACTATTTTTGTGTTTGTAGGATTGCTGATATCAATTTCTTGGCAATTGACTATTGCATCTACTGTTTTATTATCTTTTGTAACTTTAATTAATCAGTATGCAATTTCCCGTTCTAAAGTATTTGGACAGCAACTCAGTGATATGTCGAGAGTCTATTCAATTGCGGTACTCGAAATATTGAACGGGATGCGGTTAGTCAAAGCTACAGGTAACGAAGACCAAGAATATCACAAAATAAGAAAACTAATTCGCGATCGCGAGAAGGCAGATTTCAAGTCTCAAGCAAATTCCCAATTGATCGCTCCACTGAGTGAGATCATGGGAATTATATCTTTGCTGTTGATTGTATTGTTAAGCAGAATTTTATTCGCCGAGCAAGTTTCTGCGCTCTCAGCCGTACTACTTACCTATCTATTAGTGCTGCTCAGATTATTACCCTTGGTTTCACAGTTGAACGGCATTCGCAATAATTTTGCTAATATTGCGCCTAGTGTAGATATAGTCACTGAGTTTTTGCGCCGTGATAATAAACCCTTTATGGGTAACGGTGGTGTAATCTACAGCAAATTAGAAAAGGGTATAAATTTTAATTCTCTGTCCTTTCAGTACCCAGGACATGAGAAGTTAGTGTTAAAGGATGTCAATTTATTTTTACCTCGTGGTACAACCTTAGCTTTGGTGGGTGGTTCTGGTGCGGGTAAGTCAACCTTAGCCGATCTATTGCCAAGATTTTATGATCCCACATCCGGTAGTATTACAATTGACGGCAGAGATTTGCGTGATTTTGACGTGATATCTTTACGTAAGCGGATGGGAATTGTTAGTCAAGATACCTTTTTGTTTAATGAGTCGGTACGCGATAATATCGCCTATGGACAACCAGAAGCTACAGACAACGAAATTATTACAGCCGCCAAGCGAGCCAATGCCTATGAGTTTATTAGTAAATTACCACAGGAATTTAATACCTTGATTGGCGATCGCGGTGTGATGCTGTCTGGTGGACAAAGACAAAGATTGGCTATAGCCCGCGCCCTACTGCAAAATCCAGAAATTTTGATTTTGGATGAAGCTACCAGTGCTTTAGATACAGTTTCCGAGCGGTTAGTACAAACGGCGTTGGATGAGCTTAGTCGCGATCGCACCACCTTAGTCATTGCTCACCGCCTATCTACAGTCCAAAAAGCTCACCAAATTGCTGTATTAGAGCAAGGACAGGTAGTAGAAGTAGGAACCCATGAACAACTCCTACAAAAAGGTGGTTATTACGCACGTCTTTACTCAATGCAGTTTAGCGATCGTCCTGAATCTTCTACCAAACGCCATCAAAGTTTAATTCGCATTTCTCACGAAATTCGCACACGTCTCAACTCTATGTTGGGGTTGCTGCGTTTACTTATCGACGACATGGCCGATAATTCCCATGAACGCCAAAAACTAATTGAAGAAGCCTACATATCAGCTTATAGAATCTTCAACACTATGGATATTTTAGAAGATGCTATTAATCTGCAAACTTCAGGTAATTTACTATCCGTTGCAGATACTAACAATACTATCTCTAATCAACTCAACGAGATGCAATACATATCTGAAGAATTCTGCCAGAGCCTTAATCCAATTCTGGGATCTCTTCGGTCTTTGGTAGATAATTTAATAGATGACCCTCAAGAAGAAATAAACATCATTGCAGCGTCTTACCAATCTACTACACATCTTATCAATAAACTAGAAAAATTAGAGGATATGATTAAAGTGTAA
- a CDS encoding glycosyltransferase family 10 domain-containing protein, translated as MSIKTVGMISSYPGLEQRPDWLWQQTPYPFGVWGNIQIYCTHPNPDFILMYNYTSFPQQPQKKSLFWWNNQKEQTYYDQARENIKNKLKGLPKERVIYLLREPPLEEIIQSNKRFYQEAQAYCGYISGPDDFAPHPNYMPAIWYFSNSFRDLNDLPPPPKTDVCSWVTSGINRTANHRQRLEFLKLLRNSEMHFDLYGRDLPDWSQAKGQIGSKWYAMAPYYYNLAIENYAENNWYVSEKLWDALLAWCLPIYYGGPAADKLLPPGSFLRIPSLDEKGLAYIRDVTATLDAWHEAKEAIKEARQVILHKLNLLEWLSNYVKDYA; from the coding sequence ATGTCTATAAAAACAGTTGGGATGATTAGCAGCTATCCAGGTCTTGAGCAAAGACCTGATTGGTTGTGGCAACAAACTCCTTACCCTTTTGGAGTCTGGGGAAATATCCAGATATACTGCACACACCCAAATCCAGATTTTATATTAATGTATAATTATACCTCTTTTCCTCAACAGCCACAAAAAAAATCATTATTTTGGTGGAATAACCAAAAAGAACAAACATACTACGATCAGGCACGCGAAAACATTAAAAACAAACTCAAAGGATTACCTAAAGAACGGGTAATTTATTTATTGCGAGAACCACCTTTAGAAGAAATTATTCAGTCTAATAAAAGATTTTATCAGGAGGCTCAGGCTTATTGTGGCTATATTTCTGGCCCAGATGATTTTGCGCCCCATCCAAATTATATGCCTGCTATTTGGTATTTTTCTAACTCATTTCGTGATTTAAATGATTTACCACCACCACCCAAAACCGATGTTTGTAGTTGGGTAACTTCTGGCATTAATCGCACTGCTAATCATCGCCAACGTTTAGAGTTTTTAAAACTATTACGAAATAGTGAAATGCACTTTGATTTGTATGGTCGTGACTTACCAGATTGGTCACAAGCAAAAGGGCAGATAGGAAGTAAATGGTATGCGATGGCTCCTTACTACTACAACTTAGCAATTGAGAACTATGCCGAGAATAATTGGTATGTCAGTGAAAAATTATGGGATGCCTTACTAGCGTGGTGTTTACCGATTTATTACGGGGGACCCGCCGCAGATAAATTATTACCTCCCGGCAGTTTTTTGAGGATACCCAGTTTAGATGAAAAAGGATTAGCATATATTCGTGATGTTACCGCTACACTTGATGCTTGGCATGAAGCTAAAGAAGCCATCAAAGAAGCAAGACAAGTAATTTTACACAAGTTAAATTTGCTAGAATGGCTCTCAAATTATGTAAAAGATTATGCTTGA
- a CDS encoding Npun_R2821/Npun_R2822 family protein, whose amino-acid sequence MSEGIYILANDVVHNQLVALLNSIEVNAGKKYPICIIPYDNRLQLVKDEIKQRDNVSLFQETDILTLWEDFSTKVWQTHPQAFKVWQEHGEPGVYRMGMHRRFCGFDGIFDKFIYLDADILILNSLDYIFQQLDKNEFVTYDFQYKDPTHVYDVKSTKLLDIFTASRIEEEIFCAGMYGSKRGIFNAERREYLLSQLNQGDAEILYMNAPDQTILNYMVMRSGISSYNFARQLPQTARTGCCVTSPHFQTKDNVLYDRGNRLTYLHYIGLSYRLFNSICDGENINIPYRDIFLHYRYLKEPEKHPQFTSQAKPYKKNPPSLVTRLFKRLGFTV is encoded by the coding sequence ATGAGTGAAGGTATTTATATACTCGCTAATGATGTAGTTCACAACCAGTTAGTAGCACTGCTCAATAGCATAGAAGTTAATGCTGGTAAAAAATACCCAATCTGTATTATTCCTTATGATAATCGATTGCAGTTAGTCAAAGATGAAATCAAGCAGAGGGATAACGTATCTCTATTTCAAGAGACTGATATTTTGACATTATGGGAAGATTTTTCTACTAAAGTCTGGCAAACTCACCCTCAAGCATTCAAAGTGTGGCAAGAGCATGGTGAACCTGGGGTTTATCGAATGGGAATGCACAGAAGATTTTGTGGGTTTGATGGTATTTTTGATAAATTTATTTACTTAGATGCTGATATATTAATACTGAATTCCTTAGATTATATTTTTCAGCAATTAGATAAAAATGAATTTGTTACTTATGATTTTCAATATAAAGATCCAACTCATGTTTATGATGTCAAATCTACTAAATTACTAGATATTTTTACGGCATCTCGGATTGAAGAAGAAATATTTTGTGCGGGTATGTATGGGAGTAAAAGAGGTATTTTTAATGCAGAACGCCGTGAATATTTATTATCACAATTAAATCAGGGGGACGCAGAAATTTTATATATGAACGCCCCCGATCAAACCATTCTCAACTACATGGTGATGCGTTCTGGTATTTCTAGCTATAATTTTGCCCGCCAACTGCCTCAAACCGCAAGAACTGGTTGTTGTGTGACATCTCCTCATTTTCAAACCAAAGATAATGTTTTATATGATAGAGGTAATCGATTAACTTATCTTCATTATATTGGGTTATCATATCGTTTATTTAACAGCATTTGCGATGGGGAAAATATCAATATTCCTTATCGTGATATATTTTTACACTATCGCTATCTTAAAGAACCAGAAAAGCATCCACAATTTACATCTCAGGCAAAACCTTACAAAAAAAATCCTCCCAGTTTAGTTACACGACTTTTTAAAAGATTAGGATTTACAGTATAA
- a CDS encoding glycosyltransferase family 2 protein: MFGVVVNYFAKPDHPTSVKESAKFAVSLLKNCPEVNSVILVDGSSEADTEFQNYCESIGVNYQHAGKQMSFAEAYNYGVNLLSEEWIVTMASDIYVFPETFTNFKNFIEKNQDLQIGCLIPYLSRCDLPIQRTAHNFQKFSCYAPIMSYNLNVFPKAVFQKIGGLSTKYSGNFNDIDTSIKLKEMGLNIFMLNSYVHHYGRLTLRHGSNVDARGDWQQFYTDYPELKCNSDLWNIRLDKFLRHPLLKIVFLMNLKVKNKDLRTKINTWIYENISNYQRVKS, encoded by the coding sequence ATGTTTGGAGTTGTAGTTAATTATTTTGCTAAACCTGATCATCCAACTTCTGTAAAAGAATCGGCTAAATTTGCAGTATCACTGCTAAAAAATTGTCCAGAGGTAAATTCAGTTATATTGGTAGATGGTTCAAGTGAAGCCGATACTGAATTTCAGAATTATTGTGAATCCATAGGTGTGAATTATCAACACGCGGGTAAACAGATGTCATTTGCAGAAGCATATAACTATGGAGTTAATTTGCTATCTGAAGAATGGATTGTCACAATGGCATCTGATATTTATGTTTTTCCTGAAACTTTTACTAACTTTAAAAATTTTATCGAAAAAAATCAAGATTTGCAGATTGGTTGTTTAATTCCCTATTTATCAAGATGTGATTTACCCATTCAAAGAACTGCTCATAATTTCCAAAAATTTAGTTGTTATGCTCCAATTATGAGCTATAACTTAAATGTTTTTCCCAAAGCAGTGTTTCAAAAAATAGGTGGTTTATCAACAAAATATTCTGGTAATTTTAACGATATTGATACCAGTATAAAACTAAAAGAAATGGGTCTCAATATTTTTATGCTAAATTCATATGTTCATCATTATGGACGGTTGACCCTAAGACATGGTAGCAACGTTGATGCACGCGGTGATTGGCAGCAGTTTTATACAGATTATCCAGAGTTGAAATGTAATAGTGACCTTTGGAATATTAGATTAGATAAATTTCTGCGCCATCCGCTCCTAAAAATAGTATTTCTGATGAATTTAAAAGTAAAAAATAAGGATTTGCGGACAAAGATTAATACATGGATATATGAAAATATTTCCAACTATCAAAGAGTTAAATCGTAA
- a CDS encoding Npun_R2821/Npun_R2822 family protein: MKRGIYIIANDKVTDHAIALLNSIRLRDQDIPIAMIPYNSNYSNIAALLNQHYGVQIYDNLNFIEELSQKILTIFGENFFARPNVLRKLACWFGQFDEFLYIDTDVVVFEKITNNFQYFNEYDFICCDYQHLGGIKNVFTQKVLEDKIFSQAAMEDVFNSGFWGSKKNLFSENDLYETLGECAAHPEYLDFSEKTSDQPIINYILLKQIPRRFNIIRREGKAPGNWAGSTHFQSQDKILFDPLVNQPLQYLHWAGIRIQPGCPYWEIWQYYRNLNSALPTANIPAPVKPNQWQQTLSNIKQQLRQFKI; this comes from the coding sequence ATGAAGCGAGGAATATATATCATTGCTAATGACAAGGTTACAGATCATGCGATCGCTCTACTCAATAGTATCCGCTTGCGTGATCAAGATATACCCATTGCTATGATTCCCTACAATAGCAACTATAGCAATATAGCAGCACTACTGAACCAGCACTATGGTGTACAAATCTATGACAATTTAAATTTTATAGAAGAATTATCTCAAAAAATATTGACAATTTTTGGTGAAAATTTCTTTGCTCGTCCCAATGTATTACGTAAATTGGCTTGTTGGTTTGGTCAGTTTGATGAATTTTTATACATTGATACTGATGTAGTTGTATTTGAAAAAATCACCAATAATTTTCAATATTTTAATGAATATGATTTTATCTGCTGTGATTATCAACATCTAGGTGGTATTAAAAATGTTTTTACTCAAAAAGTATTAGAAGATAAAATATTTAGTCAGGCTGCTATGGAAGATGTTTTTAATAGCGGTTTTTGGGGTTCTAAGAAAAATTTATTTTCGGAAAATGATTTGTATGAAACATTAGGTGAATGTGCCGCCCATCCAGAATACTTGGACTTTTCAGAAAAAACTTCTGACCAACCAATAATCAATTATATATTACTTAAGCAAATTCCTCGTCGTTTCAATATTATTCGTCGAGAGGGCAAAGCCCCAGGAAATTGGGCAGGCTCAACCCATTTTCAATCCCAAGACAAGATATTATTTGACCCCTTAGTCAATCAACCCCTGCAATATCTCCATTGGGCAGGTATTCGCATTCAACCAGGTTGTCCCTACTGGGAAATTTGGCAATACTACCGTAATCTTAATTCTGCATTACCTACCGCAAATATACCAGCACCTGTAAAACCAAACCAGTGGCAGCAGACACTAAGTAATATCAAACAGCAATTACGGCAATTCAAAATTTAA